The Elgaria multicarinata webbii isolate HBS135686 ecotype San Diego chromosome 1, rElgMul1.1.pri, whole genome shotgun sequence genome includes the window AAAGCTCTAGATAAGTGGGAATAAAACTTGGTGTTGCTTAAGGGAATGGATGCCAAAGTAAAgataactaaaacaaaacaaaacagaaggctaagcaagaaacatagaatcaaagaattggaaagggcctataaggccatcaagtccaactccctgctcaatgcaggaatccaccttaaagcagccctgacagatggttgtccagctgcctcttgaaagcctctagtgtgggagagcccacaacctccctaggtaactggttccattgtcgtactgctctgacagtcagggagtttttcctgatgtccggccagaatctggcttcctgcaacctgagcccattattctgtgtcctgcactctgggatgattgagaaaagatcctgggcctcctctgtgtgacaacctttcaagcatttgaagagtgctatcacgtctcccctcaatcttctcttctccagactaagcatgcccagttctttcagtctctcctcatagggctttgtttccagacccctgatcatcctggttgccctcttctgaactccctccagcttgtctgcatccttcttgaagtgtggtgcccagaacgggatgcaatactcaagatgaggcctaactagtgccgaatagaggggaaccagtaccacgtgtgatttggaagctatacttctattaatgcattctaaaatagcatttgatttttttgcagccacatcacaccgttggctcatattcagcttgtttaACTTTGCCTGCAGTGGCGGGCAACCTGTGAGTCCAGCATCTGGAGCGCCACAATTTCCATTAGCCCCAGATGGCCATAGGCTGCCCACTTTTGAACTAATGTAAAAATATAAACAACTGTTCAGTTTGTTTAAGATAGGTTAAGTATGCTGGGTACCACTAGCCTTCAATGTGCACTGCTCATCAAGACTTTGccatgtgtttctttttctttttcagatggGGCATCCTATTCTCTCATCCCCGGGACTTTACACCAGTATGCACGACAGAGCTTGGCCGAGCAGCAAAGCTAGCACCTGAATTTGCGAAGCGGAACATTAAAATGATAGCCCTCTCTATTGATGATGTTAATGACCATCTCTCTTGGAGCAAGGTATTTTGAAATGAAACTGGGGCATCAGTAACCTGAAGGAGTATAGGACTTGTATGCCTGGTTTGCACaaccctaaaccatggtttagccttATGAAGATGAATCTCAGGCTTGCATGCTTCCTTCTCCTGCTCTAGCACAGCTGTAATGAGATCAGAAGCTCCAGCTTCTGTTTTAcataaaccacagtttaacaTTTATGTCCAAACCCTAACTATGGTTAATAGCTATGGTGGGGTCCCCAATATGGTGCCTGGAGGCattcacaaaatattttttacttttttaaaaaaaattccccatttTTAATATACTTAgtaaatttgtatatatccatagtaatgaatacatatgaaatgcatacaactgtctagcaattatacatgggcttCAACAAAGGTGGACCAAATATCAAATTAAGTATTCActtgaaggtggtgtctatatgccacccattcaaattttGACTTGTGTTGAAAGGTCCTCCATCCATTGCATTGTTGGTGTTTATCCTTCCATtgctgtaatatcagtcttttagctgtcaaaagggcacggAGAATCCATTGATGTTGACTatctgttaatttccatgaagcaggtaaataatttaaaagaatgtgtacattaatgaatattaaagactgttccagtacaaaatatgTTTGTGTAAtagcctcctccccaaaagaTACAAGTACTGGACATTGCTAAAACACATGGATTACACTGTTAGCAATTGGCTGAATTAGACaattccttattaaagagatgtcaCGGTGTCCGATAGAGATGAAATCaacgtttttgctgaataaaacgcagcctaagatccatagagaCACTAAGGTAACATTCcattgattaggcattttgtggtggtgcacaCAGCAGTTTATCAAATGTGCCAACAAGCCCAAAAATGGTTTatggaaacaagccagctttgaaaaccacaggtttcactaactgaAGTTTGtacaggtttggatgtcacaacaagctgcagttaccgtattttccggcgtataagacgactgggcgtataagacgacccccaacttttccagttaaaatatagagtttgggatatactcgccgtataagactacccctcttccaacgcacacacacaagctcacgcacacacacacagaacacagacttccgtcaggagttgctcgccccccctcgcgctcctccttccttcccttcctcacgCTCTCtcactcgctttctctctctctctcacacacacacacacagaacacagacctccgtcaggagttgctcgccccccctcactctcctccttccttccctccctcgcgctctcttgttcgctcgctttctctctctcacacacacacacacacacacacacgcacacacacagagaacacagacctccgtcaggagttgctcgccccccctcactctcctccttccttccctccctcacgctctctcgctcgctttctctctctctctcacacacacacacacagaacacagacctccgtcaggagttgctcgccccccctcactctcctccttccttccctccctcgcgctctcttgttcgctcgctttctctctctctcacacacacacacacacacacacacacgcacacacacagagaacacagacctccgtcaggagttgctcgccccccctcactctcctccttccttccctccctcacgctctctcgctcgctttctctctctctctctcacacgcacacacacagaactcaggagctcacgctccctttgcctgcctcaacccctgacaccctcagaacccaaacagtaagtttggaagttacagcacccgccctagacacccggcgtataagacgacccccgacttttgagaagattttcctgggttaaaaagtcgtcttatacgccggaaaatacagtAGTCTAAAACGCAAAGAAAAACTTCAGAAATCCTCcttgcacttacttgggaggtgGGGGAGTATGTCAGCCAAGTAGTTGGACCGCAAGTAACTAAAGAGAACTTTGGATTGGCTGTCGGTTTTAAAACATTTGGCAAGCTTCTTGACCCATACAGTGTTCCTGCTACTGTACTATAGCCCTACCATTGCATCTCCTCAAGGTAGATCAGTTCAGCCCAAGCTCCTTTTGATGTGAATGAAAAAATGCTTGGTGAACTGTGATTAACATGCATTCTTTGTTTTGTAGTTGCCATGTGTTCATCCCTTTGTGTTAACATGATAACGCTCTGGTTCAGTTCAGATACTAGTATGCTATCCTGACAAGCTTGTCCGTTGTCTTGAGAGAACAACAGAAGCGCAAAATTTCTAGAATTTAAATAACTACTTTGGTGGTTGTGAAGTCATATTATTTGGTGGAGAGAGTGTATCAAGGCCAATGGGGTGGAAAGGTCCTGTCAGGCAAAGATGGTCTCCTTCCAAGGCTCTGCTTGATGCTTTCTCAACTCCAGATCATGAAGTGCATATAAAGCAGATGCAAAATAGGATTATGCAAACTGGAAACCTCTTTTGTTAGTATCTGGGTTTGCTTTATACTTGCTTAGACCCTGGAGTTAGTAACACTAGTTGCATAGTTATCGATTACAGTTAACTTCATTTGTCCATTTATAAGTGGAAATAAGTGTTTTGTCAAAGATGAAAGGCAATCTcttatttacaaaaaaataaagcaaaaagcataACGTTGGTCCATTTGAAAAATACGACCTGCAAGAGTAGCATAATACTTTTATTAAGTTCAACAAAAAGCCAAAATAGTGAGCTAGCTTGAATTTGAAAGCTTGCTTATTTGTGAATGTAGTTTATTTAGTAAAGATGTTATGCTGCTATTACCCTTacttgcagttttttttttaaaaaaaatattcaactgCTTAcccagaaagtaaaacaaaaaagcaatCCTTTTTCTAGAGAAACATGTTTGAATGCCTATATACTGGTTGTAGGTCAGGATATAAACAGACAAATATAAATAAGTCAAATCTAATATCTGAAAAAAGAGTGAATCGTGGTTGGATTATCTTCAGAACAGATTGGAGGTTAGGTGAATAGTAACATTTATGTTGAATCGTCAATGAAAACATCAAGGTGCCATCTATGCTGAGTGAAATAACGTTAGTGTTCTCCTGAAAGGGGAAATAAATTTCAGAATAAGTTCTTTTACAATGCAGTTCAAAGAAAGGCTGATACTGACTGCTTCATTTCTATGGCTAAAGTATTAGCTATCAAAACATTGTATTCTCTAGAACTGTATTTGCATTTCAGCTGAATAAACTAGTGAATAAACTAGTGGATAAGAATGAATAAGCTGTATGCCTCAAAAAGAATTAATAAAAACCCCTTTTTAATATATCTAGGACCTTCaaggcaaattttatttatttaaagcattttactcAGTTCTTCAGCTGAAAAGGTTACCAGAATGGCTTAAATTTTAGATTTTATGCATAAAATTCAGATAAAGCTTTAAATGGGAAAAAGCAGACAGATGGTCCCAAAGAATCAAGTATCTTATGTTTCTAGACGAGTTAAGCTGCGTCTTCTCAATCTCCCATCACATTGTGGTACACAAGTGCCTAATCTTCCGTTTGTAACAACTTTGTTACTGTGTTCTCTATTCCATTTCCACTCTTAGACTGAGTTCAGATGActcaataaccaacggtgggttaaatagtcaactgtttgttattgtgtcatctgccaGAGTtcttcacaccacggttggttattacTGAAATTATTAGCACCGTTGtctattttgttgcacacagttggcTATTTTCAGCAGTtacagagtcctctggcaagagtgaccaaagtagtggctgctgctctagtccacaatggctgatgggataccagcaggagaaggggggagggcaggggatgtgtcaatcaaacacaccattgactaataatcCACTGGCCTTAATTcaaaccatggttgattataatcatgttgtgtagggagtgccccctcaataatcaactgtggaattgactattaacccaccattgactattgtgttgtctgaacacagcctttaTGTGAAACAGACATGGTTTGCACGTAATGGCAGCAAAGCATGCATTAATCAATGATTTGCTGGGGTCATGcgccaccaccattttgaatatgcaaccttcaATCAGCCCAATTTAAGATTGCTCTGTGATGTGCAAACGTGGGCATTATGGTTAatcatgagttaaacaacccaaagttaacctacaaATAGTTTTAGGTTAAATTTGGGTTGTTTAACTTCATGATTAAGCTGTAGTGTCTGGGTTTGCAAATCATGGAGCAACCTCCGATTAGGCCAGTGGGAGgctgcatatttaaaatggcagcagcacAACTGCGGCAAAATGTGTTAACCCACATTTGCTGTTAGCTACCAAACTTTATCAATATTCCTTAGTGCAGTTGTATTTAGTAGGTAGATTCGCTCCAGAATCGCTCTGCTGTGGCCTTTCATGCATGTGATGTAGCCTGTGATTCAGCTGCACAGCGGGGGAAGCTTATAGCATCTGTCTAGATAAAGAAATTTGTTTCAAACTTTAAAGGTTTCTTTTGTGGTGGTAGTATAGTACTATAACCGAAGTCCTCTTAAATATTTTCAATAACCAGATTGGTCTTTAGCAACTTCCTTTGAAATGCCTTTGCCTTACTGTTTGGCTGAATGAGAATAGTAGTCTTGGTTAACTGTAACTTTCCCTGTAGCTTAAAGTTTTACTTACCGGAAGGAACTCCAATTTTTTTGTTGACAACGGAGTCTTGTAAACCTGCATTAATCATGAAATATTTTAGTCGTGTCCCCAGAAAGGTGGTTAGCATGTTTCTTTTGAGTAATCCTGGCCTGAGAGACAATTGGGCTGACTTcggagtaaacatgtatagggttagTAAGTATTGCCACAAAGTTCAATGGAACCTAATTATATGCaagcctagttctcactgaggtagtAAGCATGTATGTGGGCTATATGGCTACATGTTGCAGATGAGGCATTgcatgatggaagctgcagtcttatacccacttactaggagtaattcccattaaactcagtaagACTTATTTAtgggtagatatgcataggattgcactcactATGAATGCTCCTAAATACAGAAAAGCTTCATATATGTGGAAAACTACCTTTTAAGTGGGCTAGCCTAGAACCCCTATTCTTGATATGCATGTTTTTAGGTGCCAGAAATGATCTGATATGAAGGAGAAATATGTGAGCCCCACCTGCAGCGGAACAGCCCAGATAGAGGTTTGCCACCTCAATGAGAACTAAATCAAAGTGCATGTAAGACCATGGCCTTAGTCTTTACTTTTCAGTAACTGCAGCTTGCAAGAAAGCttctgttttgaaaagaaaacatgTACATGAGAAGGTAGAGTTGTAAGCTGACCTGTATCAAGACTTTAGATTGTTGCCACAATCTAGGGCTACAGATATTACTTTAGACCAGTTCCTACTTTCAAAGAACACTTCCCACGTTGACTTGTCTGTCACAAAACTGTGAAACATTTTAGAGGATTCTAGGCATGTTTTAAGTTACGTTATGTGTTCATGCTGGGTACTGGCTAGGCATATTGGGCTCTACTATCACTCTGTGTTAATTGAGAGTGCCCTAGaaaaggtgggcagaaagtagatctccagatgttttcaactctcaccattcctgatcattggctatactagcaggagcttctgggagttgaagcccaaaacatctggagatgcccATCTGTTTTCTGCTCATGCTTGTTCTAGGGCACTATGGTGGAGCTTTCGAATGCCTCTTAATACAGAGAAAGGCTGGTAGTGGTGGGTAAGCTGTCTCTCCAAGGATCACTGTCTGCCATTACTGCTGAGGAACTCCCAGTCCCTGGAACAGTTTGAAAGACACCTCCTTGGAACAAGATACACAAAacattaatttccattttaaaatctttttgtaGTGCCTTCCAACTAAAGAatgattttgcatttatttataggTGCTGATCAGTTTCGTTTCAGTGTTGTTTATTATTATCTGAGCATAGTAAGCCGTCATAGGTGTGTGTGGCTGGGAACTTAAATGGCGAACCAGTTGATCTCATACTGTGTGATCTATTGGTCTCTTCTGTTTTTAGCATTCAGTCTTCGCAAATTCCACACCATGCtaaaaatccggatcgggccacatCATGGCTGTGAGATGCATGTTTACTTTCTCAGGTATATGGTCCGTTTGGTAGCTTAGGGCTCTTGTGCTTGGGACATTTACTGGATATCAATGTCAATTTGAGATATTAGTTGTGCACATCCAAGCTGTGTAGATTAGTAAACTGGTGACAAACACTAATGATTTTCCTACCCTGCAGGACGTCAATGCCTACAATGGTGATGAGGCCACAGAGAAGCTCCCATTTCCAATAATTGCTGATGCAAAGCGAGAACTTGCAGTCCAGCTGGGCATGCTAGACCCAGATGAGAGAGACAAAGATGACATGCCTCTGACTGCTCGTGTTGTAAGTATTCAGATTACTAgctcttcttccatctttctcaTATAATTATTTACCACTTAGACCAGGTATGGGGAATGTCTACTCCGTGGGTCAGATGCCAGATCTTGCTGGACTCTCCTCAAGGTCCACCTACTTTCCTGGCCCCGCCCCTGTGGCCCAGTTTCCCTTACTTCTCATCTGTTTCCTGCAGATCTGCTGGGTTTCAACCTCCTTTCCCTGTTCTCCCCCTGCTACTCAGTTAATTTGTGGGAAATTACTGAGAAGTAGGAGAGGGCATCAGCTGAGCCAGTGAAGGGATGGAGGAACTGGACAGACAGATGGCGAGAGGAGGGGGAAGACTGAGAATGGAGTGACAGTGGGTCGTTGGGAAGACAAGGTGATGGCATTTCAATGGGTGGGGGGCAAAGGTGGATATAGGGATGTGTGTGAATAGgttatgtatgcagccttggcATGGAGCCCATGGGGGATAACCTCAAGAAAACGTAGTccctgggctgaaaaaggtttccCACCCTTTATTTAGACAGTGTTGACAATTTAGCATGATTGTAGTAATGATAGATGGCAGAGCATCTAAAACATTCTGCTTGAAATCCCATATATGAAATAGCATTATTGGCCAGTCCGTAGGCAGAAGACAGTAGATGTCTTTGCCTTACATTCAGCTGACTTGGCTTTAGATTCATGGAACCCTGGAGTGCCCTTGGACAATACATTATCTGTCTCCATTCCCTTCTTGTATAGTGAAAATAAGTAACTTTGCTTAATGGGTTTATTTGCTAGGATGAATAACAAAATGTTACAATATAGCTTTGGGGATGGGGTAGGCTTTAAATCTAAAAATAACGTGGAGTAACTTtatttgttgtaaactgcccagagagcttcggctgtggggtggtatataaatgtaataaaataaataaataaataaataaataataaataaattaaataaatctggAATCCAAAGCCTATAAAGCAGATTAtattagaaatgttaaaaaaaactcaaaacCTGAGATCTGTAGTTTATaccagcagcagctgcatttcCATTTTAGCTAAGAAAGACAGATGGTGGGTTAATGGGTGGATTGCTCCCTTAGTCTTTCTGCTGATATGAGCCCACCAGTGGTGGTGATTAGGAGGCAGTTGCAGCAGAATAAGATTTCTCTTGTCTGTGATTTGCTAATTTGGGCCTCCTATGACTCTTGAGTGCTCTTGTACAAGAGGCACATTCTACCAAGGCATCTacacaagccccactgaaatgaatggaagatgCATCTAAGTTTACATAAAAACATTTCCAGGGAATTGTTCCTGTCTTTTGAGTTTCCAAGTCAATCaacaaatcaaattttatttgcaccaagccattggccattacaatttagaacaattaactgaacataaggcataaaacagacaataaatgtccagAGTTCATGAAAAAACAAACTCCTTAACACATAAAACTCACTatctccaagcaaataaaacattaaatacagttaaggctaaaattatataatttaaaactcagggtgcaattgcagctctcattttaatagcaattgctAAAAAATTCAGTTTTTGCTGTAACCATCCTGTTGCAATCCTCAAGAAGAAAGTTCACATAATAATCAATTGAATGCCCTGGATAAGGCAATAATAAGGGGGTTATTAACTCTTCCAGAGTATTTCTGTACAAAGAGCAAAATAGCAGCATGTGGACAATGGTTTCGATGTTACCATCTCCACAGATGCATACTCGATTATGGTATGGAGttctcctaaagcagccttcgcAAACCGCAGAAGGAAGCACATTGAGACGTGCTCTTGAAAAGGCTGTTCTATGTTTATGGTATGTGAGCTGCTGTAAATATACCGGTGTCTTATCTGCAAGACTAAATGAGGACAGTTTAAGATGAGGACTCAATTTCCTCATTGTGGACAAGCTGTTTTGTCTTTCGATGTCCAATAAGCGCTGTTTCAGAATTTCTTTAGCTTTGGGAAAGCCTAGACCTAATAGGTATTGAAATGAAAAGCCAACTAAATTTAGCCTCTTATTAGCAGCTTTCATCCAGCTACTTTTATGGGAGTCTCTCAATATCAGGGGGAGCAGACCCATGGCAGTTAGATGCAGCCACAGCCAATAAGGAAGTGTCCTCATCCAGACCTGCATGTGGATAGAGATAACACCAGCCTCAAGCCGTAAAGCAGCATTAGAAGATGAGTTTCCTTTGTCGGGAGCAGCACAAGaatatttaaaattcatttgAAAATCCAGTTTCAACAGTAAAAAAACCCTATTACAATCTTGCCAATTTAGAATTACTAATTTAGGGCAAAGGATTATGGCCAAAGAACTGTAAGCCAGATGCATAAGTGGGATAGCGTCCATAAAATTACTTTCTACTAAAAGCAGTTACCCAAATGTTCTTTGCCATAGAAAAAGGACCATGCTTAAGAGATGGAGAACTATAATTCCAAAGAAGAAATACTGGGTAAAAGTAAATATGAAAGATAGGCTGTAGAAGAGTAGCTCGTGGCACAATTTTTGGGTTCTCATTctgtagtttttcttttcttttctaggtGTTCATTTTTGGCCCAGACAAGAAACTGAAACTCTCTGTCCTCTACCCGGCAACCACTGGAAGAAACTTTGATGAGATTCTAAGAGTAGTTGACTCTCTGCAGCTAACAGCCACTAAGAAGGTGGCTACCCCTGTTGACTGGAAGGTATCTATTTGTAGTTCATTGCCTACTTTATTCTGTGGTTTGCTTATATAAAATGGGAAGTTGTCAAAGAGTAAATACCTTCCTAAATACTATAAAACTCTGTAAATGCAGCTTCCATGTTCTGGAAAGAGGAGAGTCAAGTTGCTTCCCGTTCAGATAGGTCGGATAAACTACGCAGGGGACATTGAAATAAGCTAACAACTCTTGTGACTTCCAAGCACTTAAGTCAGAGGAACTTCTGCTGTAAGCCTGTCAGCATGTACCATTGCTGAAGGAAGGCtacttctagtcctcatggcttcTGAggaatttaaaaatgtgcagacaTATCTTTGAAAGCTCCTCCAGGCCTGACCTCC containing:
- the PRDX6 gene encoding peroxiredoxin-6 is translated as MPGLLLGDEAPNFQADTTHGRIRFHEFLGNSWGILFSHPRDFTPVCTTELGRAAKLAPEFAKRNIKMIALSIDDVNDHLSWSKDVNAYNGDEATEKLPFPIIADAKRELAVQLGMLDPDERDKDDMPLTARVVFIFGPDKKLKLSVLYPATTGRNFDEILRVVDSLQLTATKKVATPVDWKPGDQVMVIPSLKDEEAKKLFPGGVCTKKLPSGKNYLRYTPQPQ